Proteins encoded by one window of Lathyrus oleraceus cultivar Zhongwan6 chromosome 1, CAAS_Psat_ZW6_1.0, whole genome shotgun sequence:
- the LOC127116532 gene encoding kinesin-like protein KIN-13B, protein MPRSSSGVHHQRQSSDNFILDANYQGRWFHPSAFAHEFGTRSSSLRKSEDDGVFMSGLLDLHSFDTELLPEGQYFDDSEPIFPGNKLAPRSRGLTEGNILRSFSADKERANNVAKIKVAVRKRPLNKKEIAKKEEDIITINSNSLTVHERKLKVDLTEYVEKHGFFFDAVLDEDVSNDEVYAETVEPIVPLIFQRTKATCFAYGQTGSGKTYTMQPLPLKASQDILRLMHHTYRSQGFQLYFSFFEIYGGKLFDLLNDRKKLCMREDGKQQVCIVGLQEYRVFEVETIKQFIEKGNASRSTGTTGANEESSRSHAILQLVIKRSADGSESKPARVIGKLSFIDLAGSERGADTTDNDKQTRIEGAEINKSLLALKECIRALDSDQGHIPFRGSKLTEVLRDSFVGDSRTVMISCISPSSGSCEHTLNTLRYADRVKSLSKGNSSRRDSLSLSNLRDSTVLPILPHDDSYEDEITYVSGERNQFGWSKQPQREPSPPNKVDRVASGRIEGNLAPSMYSDRQGGIQNDRAEKENDYLVPTYGQDRTRKASKRVDNNQLSTIEDKRKIGSRAKHANVSHVENTYSDPDDDFNALLKDEEELVTAHRKQVEETVDIVREEMNLLFEADQPGTQLDAYISKLNTILSQKAAGIFQLQTQLAQFQRRLNEYNVFSSSGD, encoded by the exons ATGCCGCGATCAAGTTCGGGAGTTCATCACCAGCGTCAAAGCTCTGATAACTTCATCCTTGATGCAAATTATCAGGGAAGATGGTTTCATCCTTCAGCGTTTGCACAT GAATTTGGAACTCGATCTTCGAGTTTGAGGAAGAGCGAGGATGATGGCGTGTTCATGAGTGGCTTGCTTGATTTGCATTCCTTTGATACTGAGCTTTTACCCGAG GGACAATATTTTGATGACTCTGAGCCGATTTTCCCCGGAAACAAACTTGCACCAAGATCTCGGGGCTTGACTGAGGGCAACATTCTTAGAAGTTTCTCAGCTGATAAAGAGAGAGCAAACAATGTTGCTAAGATCAAAGTTGCA GTCAGGAAGAGACCACTGAATAAGAAGGAAATAGCAAAGAAAGAAGAAGATATCATTACAATAAATTCAAATTCTCTCACAGTACACGAAAGAAAACTCAAG GTAGACTTGACAGAATACGTTGAGAAACACGGGTTCTTTTTTGATGCTGTGCTGGATGAAGATGTTTCAAATGATGAA GTGTATGCTGAGACTGTAGAGCCCATAGTTCCATTGATATTCCAACGAACAAAAGCAACTTGCTTTGCTTATGGCCAAACTG GGAGTGGGAAGACGTACACTATGCAACCATTGCCTCTCAAAGCATCCCAAGATATTTTAAGATTAATGCACCACACGTACCGGAGCCAAGGTTTCCAATTATACTTTAGTTTTTTCGAAATATATGGGGGGAAACTGTTTGATCTCCTCAATGATAGAAA AAAACTTTGCATGAGGGAGGATGGTAAGCAGCAGGTTTGCATTGTTGGCTTGCAGGAATACAGAGTATTTGAAGTTGAAACAATCAAGCAATTTATTGAGAAAGGAAATGCTTCAAGAAGTACTGGTACAACCGGTGCAAATGAGGAATCATCTCGATCGCATGCTATACTTCAACTTGTTATCAAGAGATCAGCTGATGGGTCTGAATCAAAGCCCGCTCGAGTCATAGGCAAACTATCTTTCATAGATCTGGCTGGAAGTGAACGCGGTGCAGATACCACGGATAATGATAAACAAACTAG GATTGAAGGGGCTGAAATTAATAAAAGCTTACTTGCACTGAAAGAATGCATTAGAGCCCTAGACAGTGACCAGGGGCATATCCCTTTCAGAGGAAGTAAATTGACTGAAGTTCTACGAGACTCTTTTGTTGGTGATTCAAGGACTGTAATGATATCTTGCATTTCTCCAAGCTCAGGTTCATGTGAGCATACTCTCAACACATTAAGATATGCTGACAG GGTAAAGAGCCTGTCAAAGGGGAACAGCTCCAGAAGGGACTCCCTTTCTTTATCCAACCTTAGAGACTCAACTGTATTGCCGATTTTACCTCATGATGATTCCTATGAAGATGAAATAACGTATGTTTCCGGTGAGAGGAATCAATTTGGTTGGTCCAAACAGCCTCAAAGAGAACCCTCGCCTCCAAATAAGGTGGACCGTGTTGCAAGTGGTAGGATAGAGGGAAATTTGGCACCATCTATGTACTCCGACCGACAAGGAGGTATTCAAAATGACAGAGCTGAGAAGGAAAATGATTACCTAGTACCAACATATGGACAAGACAGAACAAGAAAAGCGAGCAAGAGGGTAGATAACAACCAGTTGTCTACCATAGAAGACAAAAGGAAGATAGGCTCTCGTGCTAAACATGCAAATGTATCACATGTTGAGAATACATATTCTGATCCTGATGATGATTTTAATGCTCTGCTGAAG GATGAGGAAGAACTTGTAACTGCTCACCGCAAACAAGTGGAGGAAACAGTAGATATTGTTAGGGAG GAGATGAATTTACTCTTTGAAGCTGATCAACCAGGAACTCAATTGGATGCTTATATTTCCAAATTGAATACCATTTTGTCTCAAAAGGCTGCAGGAATATTTCAATTGCAGACTCAGTTGGCTCAATTCCAGAGACGTTTAAATGAGTACAACGTTTTCTCATCCTCGGGTGACTGA